A window of the Lolium perenne isolate Kyuss_39 chromosome 7, Kyuss_2.0, whole genome shotgun sequence genome harbors these coding sequences:
- the LOC127317271 gene encoding probable glutathione S-transferase GSTU6, with protein MAAAGAQGSCGGEDEGLTLLGFWSSPYVLRARFTLNLKGIPYKYVEEELFGDGTKSALLLASNPAHGGKVPVLLHHGRPVAESLVIVEYIDEAFQDRRPRLLPSDPHERATARFWAACVEQKMVPAWAPVFCGRTLEERVKAAGELVAVLETFEGVLAGGRTEFFGGESAGLVDVALGGFIWWLRASEAMCGVKTIDPARTPLVAAWAERFSALDGVREMAPDMPTLLEYHLWTRARFGLPFLPLHQPPL; from the coding sequence ATGGCGGCAGCGGGGGCACAAGGCAGCTGCGGCGGCGAGGATGAGGGGCTGACGCTGCTGGGGTTCTGGTCGAGCCCCTACGTGCTCCGCGCGCGGTTCACGCTGAACCTCAAGGGCATCCCCTACAAGTACGTGGAGGAGGAGCTGTTCGGCGACGGGACCAAGAGCGCGCTCCTCCTGGCCTCCAACCCGGCGCACGGCGGGAAGGTGCCGGTGCTCCTGCACCACGGCAGGCCCGTCGCCGAGTCGCTGGTCATCGTGGAGTACATCGACGAGGCGTTCCAGGACCGGCGCCCGCGGCTCCTCCCCTCCGACCCGCACGAGCGCGCCACCGCCCGCTTCTGGGCCGCCTGCGTGGAGCAGAAGATGGTGCCGGCGTGGGCCCCCGTGTTCTGCGGGAGGACGCTGGAGGAGCGGGTGAAGGCGGCGGGGGAGCTGGTGGCCGTGCTGGAGACGTTCGAGGGAGTGCTCGCCGGGGGGAGGACGGAGTTCTTCGGCGGGGAGAGCGCGGGGCTGGTGGACGTGGCGCTGGGCGGGTTCATCTGGTGGCTGCGCGCGTCGGAGGCCATGTGCGGCGTGAAGACCATCGACCCGGCGAGGACGCCGCTGGTGGCGGCGTGGGCGGAGCGGTTCAGCGCGCTGGACGGTGTGCGGGAGATGGCGCCGGACATGCCGACGCTACTGGAGTATCACCTCTGGACGCGGGCTCGCTTCGGGCTGCCGTTCCTGCCGCTGCACCAGCCGCCGCTGTAG
- the LOC127313114 gene encoding E3 ubiquitin-protein ligase ATL6-like, with amino-acid sequence MVAGSTPFFIAPGVTLMLVACVLVILWALRRGAGAGAAAHQERALAAEDGGGKGLSADELQALPCHDFFSDGAAAADCSVCLEAFEAGDRCRRLPRCGHSFHSRCVDPWLEKSRFCPVCRADVVPPEPEGELVKVAREGALAEPALGAEMALDRRNAATLEIVVIERLQQYSWTLHPGVLLR; translated from the coding sequence ATGGTAGCCGGTTCCACGCCGTTCTTCATCGCGCCCGGCGTCACGCTAATGCTCGTCGCCTGCGTTCTCGTCATCTTATGGGCCCTGCGGCGTGGGGCCGGCGCCGGCGCAGCCGCCCATCAGGAGCGTGCACTCGCCGCGGAGGACGGCGGAGGCAAGGGCCTGTCTGCCGACGAGCTCCAGGCGCTTCCGTGCCATGACTTCTTCTCCGATGGCGCCGCGGCCGCCGACTGCTCGGTGTGCCTGGAGGCGTTCGAGGCCGGCGACCGGTGCAGGCGGCTGCCGAGGTGCGGGCACAGCTTCCACTCCAGGTGCGTCGACCCGTGGCTGGAGAAGAGCCGCTTCTGCCCGGTGTGCCGCGCCGACGTGGTGCCCCCGGAGCCGGAGGGCGAACTCGTCAAGGTGGCTAGGGAGGGCGCCTTGGCGGAACCAGCTTTGGGGGCGGAGATGGCGTTGGACAGGAGAAACGCGGCCACGTTGGAGATCGTGGTGATTGAAAGGCTGCAGCAGTACAGTTGGACTCTTCATCCCGGGGTCCTGTTGcgctag
- the LOC127317270 gene encoding serine/threonine-protein phosphatase 7 long form homolog gives MAGRSLLNRDIERAHRAAKLEANPNSLSPMVTRGGNQNWQIHPGWVQRLKWAGLLPFARLVEATRSEVIGERVGTPIKRLQQDHSLLTSLVDRWRPETHTFHFRWGEMAPTLQDVSFLLGLPLAGQPIGPLAEPVLWDQEMPARFEGTRAGQTEFLCEDHGPKSDWLLNFEVSQFTPPMSEAQITRSLEAYILWLLGKVMFTENHQTTINRRFIPIALEIAEAQTADDIIQRSWGSAVLAATYRGLCNACTLVSPKSGLLGCPLFLQLWSWERFPIGRPDIDAERPFGANELADPDHIDMPTFGILWTRRERRFARDQVRNCYPAFTEQFDVLDDRAVIWQPYMAAAVHARYPGGISNLCYRDCAYWMTQSKIIFDVSVEIMSQQRIMRQFGSRQLVDPPPPIAPLPAYVHKYNRKGTSHSSTWWLQRVGSYVAEWDGATTHVWPNDEQFDPQEFDAYLQRYTAATRVRLIQPTDPAEAPPASMHDMYPIQSTAGSRQHAGQLTADLQDEVARYTRQVSSAPLLQRDQHVSWLRRLEDKLRGIYSAITCSRSSDVVQHHLLPPRPSTQQQRRPHLTPTVTPRPPPPGRAGGSSWQQHTPSVDDYQYQQHGSRPRLTPTATPRPPPPDQAGGSSWQQHHTPSFDDLQYYQQQAAFDQWQQQQAPFMGGAGYTQGYTQHTASNPSWGASDQDPEHMEYYSTQQNYVGMQTPPPEPTQETQYDPESGSWIPARITRAPDRFGWTPRATPPPRNPRRRP, from the exons ATGGCAGGAAGATCATTGCTCAATAGGGACATTGAGAGGGCGCACCGTGCGGCCAAGCTAGAGGCCAACCCTAATAGCTTGTCACCAATGGTGACACGCGGGGGTAATCAAAATTGGCAGATACACCCCGGTTGGGTTCAGAG GTTGAAGTGGGCTGGACTTCTACCTTTTGCACGGTTGGTTGAGGCCACTAGGTCAGAGGTCATCGGTGAGCGAGTAGGCACACCGATCAAGCGCCTTCAGCAGGACCACTCCCTACTGACCAGCCTGGTGGATCGGTGGAGGCCCGAGACACACACGTTCCACTTTCGATGGGGagagatggcccctactctccaggacGTGTCTTTCTTACTGGGCCTACCGTTGGCGGGTCAGCCCATAGGCCCACTGGCAGAACCAGTGCTTTGGGATCAAGAAATGCCTGCACGTTTTGAGGGAACTCGTGCGGGCCAGACTGAGTTTCTCTGTGAGGACCACGGTCCAAAGTCTGACTGGTTACTGAACTTCGAG GTTTCACAGTTCACACCGCCGATGAGTGAGGCACAAATCACTAGGAGTCTCGAGGCGTACATATTGTGGCTGCTTGGGAAGGTCATGTTCACAGAGAACCATCAGACCACCATCAACAGGCGCTTCATCCCCATTGCACTCGAGATAGCAGAGGCACAAACCGCCGACGACATCATACAGCGGAGTTGGGGTTCCGCGGTTTTAGCAGCCACATACCGAGGTTTGTGCAATGCTTGTACACTTGTCTCTCCCAAGTCTGGGCTTCTTGGCTGCCCACTGTTCTTGCAGCTGTGGTCCTGGGAGAGGTTCCCGATTGGTCGGCCAGACATAGATGCTGAGCGCCCTTTCGGGGCAAACGAGTTGGCTGATCCGGACCACATCGACATGCCTACTTTCGGCATACTTTGGACACGTCGCGAG AGACGATTTGCTCGCGACCAGGTCAGGAACTGCTACCCTGCGTTCACCGAGCAGTTCGACGTGCTCGATGATAGGGCGGTGATCTGGCAGCCCTATATGGCCGCCGCCGTGCATGCAAGGTACCCCGGCGGGATCTCTAACCTCTGCTATAGAGATTGTGCGTACTGGATGACACAGTCGAAGATCATCTTCGATGTGTCCGTTGAGATAATGTCCCAGCAGAGGATCATGAGGCAGTTCGGCTCTCGGCAGCTGGTCGATCCTCCACCACCGATAGCGCCTCTCCCTGCCTACGTCCACAA GTACAATAGGAAGGGTACTAGCCACTCCTCGACATGGTGGCTTCAGCGCGTTGGCTCGTATGTTGCTGAGTGGGATGGCGCGACAACACACGTCTGGCCGAACGATGAGCAGTTTGACCCACAGGAGTTTGACGCATATCTGCAGAGGTACACTGCAGCCACGCGAGTGCGCCTCATCCAGCCGACTGATCCAGCTGAGGCGCCACCTGCGTCTATGCACGATATGTACCCGATTCAGTCCACAGCCGGTAGTCGACAGCATGCG GGTCAGCTGACTGCAGACTTACAGGATGAAGTCGCTCGGTACACACGTCAAGTGTCCAGTGCGCCTCTTCTGCAGCGTGACCAACATGTGTCATGGTTGAGACGACTCGAGGACAAGCTACGCGGGATCTACTCGGCTATCACGTGCAGCCGTAGTTCCGACGTCGTTCAGCACCACCTCCTTCCACCGCGACCCTCCACACAGCAGCAGCGACGGCCACATCTCACACCGACCGTGACACCCAGACCACCGCCTCCTGGCCGGGCAGGAGGTTCGTCGTGGCAGCAGCACACTCCTTCCGTCGACGACTATCAGTACCAGCAACACGGATCACGGCCTCGTCTCACGCCGACGGCGACACCCAGACCACCACCTCCTGACCAGGCAGGAGGTTCGTCCTGGCAGCAGCATCACACTCCTTCCTTCGACGACTTGCAGTACTATCAGCAGCAAGCTGCTTTCGACCAGTGGCAGCAGCAGCAAGCCCCTTTCATGGGAGGAGCAGGATACACACAGG GATACACGCAGCACACTGCGTCCAATCCTTCATGGGGAGCTAGTGATCAGGATCCTGAGCACATGGAGTATTACAGCACGCAGCAGAACTATGTCGGTATGCAGACTCCTCCACCAGAGCCCACACAGGAGACACAGTACGACCCCGAGTCCGGTTCCTGGATCCCTGCTCGCATAACCAGGGCTCCGGACAGGTTCGGTTGGACACCCCGTGCTACGCCGCCCCCACGAAACCCTAGACGCCGTCCATAA
- the LOC139833274 gene encoding uncharacterized protein: MTDVVKIVFYYGMGSVRSNEMGVDLSEFKSVEMNMTAPRTWTIEQVKDWLTECFGLNPEVHTVGVHALWTKSISNISWYLRPVDDTSKWVSWLKGAERRGTNPVALVLPVEKEVAPPEGGYSGGGGYESGQSSEAPGGGGGYEPEQSSHAEDVYIGQGDGYSGEDGEVDGDEENGYSQNQMEEEDTEGESDADDSDESDDGEEVPIPGRWNHNFSSAMTINDGLDSNWEYHQNNVAVGAMFPSKRHMQDAIMKWAMVSQRQLRTTVSSGKFLTMECVDINCPGRVHGYVPKYDTTWRVSDFVAHSCELASILNDHCNLSSNLIARLLYTEIVEGQAMRVNAIQKNVKKHHFYTISYGKAWRAKQRAMEMRFGSFRDAYDAVVRLLQTLQARNPDTYVNIQDMFLPEYPSYRVLHRVYFSFGVCIESFRHCRPVLCVDGTFLTGQYKGQILTAIGMDGNNQIVPLAFAFVESENTESWLWFFRQLKISIVKDKPNVCILHDRHAGILKAIKTLKEPGQETPWIDIESRWCMRHLGANFYTQFRNKPLMNVFKRLCIQNQQWKYNFLRSKVQELTKKLVVQRKGARDANIAAHMQAVAAGTTAVEAPVYEAPEGLCDLPGFDPPGTRRRQGRQIKNFEQWIEHEPTERWSLLHDTHGARYGVMTTNLAESYNFVLRGNRALPLTAIVEGIFMGTVKYYRERREKAQMHMDNRPATPYCSKIMEYMHKKKEKAKHLAVVQIGNVERRYEVRLPTDRFGCGNPQRTHDVKIGNEEWPTCECTCNKPKLLHLPCSHVLAVCGVLGMSEISFVSPYYLKEAVLNTWTGELEGFRSMGNFNTVNPGERRYIPNPTLLRTGIGRRPSQRIRNDMDESEAGGPTRQCFLCNQFGHWDTNCTTFGIGPAGRGQRGRRGRRGRGRN, from the coding sequence ATGACAGATGTAGTGAAGATAGTATTTTACTATGGTATGGGTAGTGTCCGATCAAATGAAATGGGAGTTGATCTGAGTGAGTTCAAATCTGTAGAGATGAATATGACTGCTCCTAGAACATGGACAATTGAGCAGGTGAAGGACTGGTTGACAGAATGTTTCGGGCTTAATCCTGAAGTGCACACAgtgggtgtgcatgcattgtGGACTAAGTCGATATCAAACATTTCGTGGTATCTGAGGCCTGTAGATGATACCTCTAAGTGGGTGAGCTGGTTAAAAGGGGCTGAAAGGAGAGGAACTAACCCTGTGGCATTAGTTCTTCCGGTGGAGAAGGAGGTAGCGCCTCCTGAAGGCGGTTACAGTGGAGGAGGTGGTTACGAATCAGGCCAGAGCAGTGAAGcacccggcggtggcggcggttacGAGCCTGAACAGAGCAGCCATGCGGAAGATGTTTATATCGGCCAGGGTGATGGTTACAGTGGAGAAGACGGTGAGGTTGATGGTGACGAAGAAAATGGATACAGCCAGAACCAGATGGAAGAGGAAGATACAGAAGGTGAAAGTGATGCTGATGATTCCGATGAGTCTGATGATGGGGAGGAGGTGCCTATTCCAGGCAGATGGAATCATAACTTTTCGTCTGCAATGACAATCAACGATGGTCTTGATTCTAACTGGGAGTATCACCAGAACAATGTCGCCGTAGGGGCCATGTTTCCGTCGAAGCGACATATGCAGGATGCAATAATGAAGTGGGCAATGGTGAGTCAGAGGCAGCTGAGAACAACCGTGTCATCTGGAAAATTCCTGACGATGGAATGTGTGGACATCAATTGTCCCGGAAGGGTGCATGGGTATGTTCCTAAGTATGACACAACATGGCGTGTGAGCGACTTTGTGGCACATAGTTGTGAGCTTGCAAGTATCCTCAATGATCATTGCAACCTGTCGTCTAATCTCATAGCTCGGCTGTTGTACACTGAAATAGTGGAAGGGCAAGCCATGAGAGTAAACGCCATCCAGAAGAATGTTAAGAAGCATCATTTTTACACCATATCTTATGGCAAGGCTTGGAGGGCTAAGCAGAGGGCGATGGAGATGAGGTTTGGTTCGTTTCGAGACGCATACGACGCTGTTGTTCGTTTGCTGCAGACGCTGCAGGCGAGGAATCCAGACACATATGTGAACATCCAGGACATGTTTTTGCCGGAGTACCCATCTTACAGGGTTCTGCATAGAGTCTATTTCTCGTTCGGTGTATGCATCGAATCATTCAGACACTGTCGACCCGTGTTATGTGTCGACGGCACGTTTCTGACTGGTCAGTACAAGGGTCAAATCTTAACCGCCATTGGAATGGACGGAAACAATCAAATCGTGCCACTCGCTTTTGCTTTCGTGGAGAGTGAGAACACCGAAAGCTGGTTATGGTTTTTCAGGCAGTTGAAGATTTCAATTGTAAAGGACAAGCCGAATGTTTGCATCCTTCATGACAGGCATGCAGGTATACTGAAAGCTATTAAGACACTGAAAGAGCCTGGGCAAGAAACGCCATGGATTGACATTGAGAGCCGTTGGTGCATGCGCCACCTGGGGGCCAATTTTTACACACAATTCAGGAACAAGCCCCTTATGAATGTCTTCAAGCGGTTGTGCATCCAGAACCAGCAGTGGAAGTATAATTTTTTGCGTAGCAAAGTGCAGGAGTTAACGAAGAAACTAGTTGTGCAGAGGAAAGGAGCTCGAGATGCAAACATAGCAGCACATATGCAGGCAGTTGCAGCAGGAACAACAGCGGTAGAAGCACCAGTTTATGAGGCACCCGAAGGTCTGTGCGACTTGCCCGGATTTGACCCGCCCGGAACAAGGAGAAGGCAGGGAAGGCAGATTAAAAACTTTGAGCAGTGGATAGAGCATGAGCCTACAGAGAGGTGGTCTTTGTTGCACGACACACATGGAGCTAGATACGGCGTCATGACAACCAACCTCGCAGAGTCGTATAACTTTGTGCTGAGAGGCAACAGAGCTTTGCCACTTACAGCTATAGTAGAGGGTATTTTCATGGGCACAGTTAAATATTACAGAGAGAGACGTGAGAAGGCTCAGATGCACATGGATAACAGACCAGCCACACCATATTGTTCAAAGATTATGGAGTACATGCATAAGAAGAAGGAGAAAGCTAAGCATCTCGCTGTTGTTCAAATTGGTAATGTGGAAAGAAGGTACGAAGTCCGCTTACCTACAGATAGGTTCGGGTGTGGGAATCCGCAGCGAACACATGATGTGAAAATTGGCAATGAAGAATGGCCAACTTGCGAGTGCACATGCAACAAACCAAAGTTGCTTCATCTTCCTTGCTCACATGTGTTAGCTGTTTGTGGTGTCCTGGGGATGTCGGAAATCTCGTTCGTCTCTCCGTATTATCTGAAGGAGGCCGTGCTCAACACCTGGACCGGTGAGCTGGAAGGATTTCGGTCAATGGGAAATTTCAACACTGTAAACCCTGGTGAAAGGCGATATATCCCAAACCCAACGCTACTGAGGACAGGCATCGGTAGACGGCCATCGCAGCGCATCcggaatgatatggatgaatctgaAGCTGGAGGGCCAACGAGACAATGTTTCCTATGCAATCAATTTGGCCATTGGGACACTAATTGTACAACCTTCGGCATTGGCCCTGCAGGAAGGGGGCAGCGAGGTAGAAGGGGACGTCGCGGGAGGGGAAGAAACTAG